A region from the Catellatospora sp. TT07R-123 genome encodes:
- a CDS encoding ABC transporter permease, which produces MRSAVLIRHNLALLAAEPGAVISRIVMPLAIITVLRPLYTAAIGASGTAYAVTGALVLFSLLGLSIVGGSLLTERTWHTLDRVRTTPARPVEILLGKAIPLGGVLLAQQAVVFGYGVVVMGMRVARPDLLALAALAWAATLLALGALAAVLVRSHSELGAVNDLGALVLTTLGGAMVPLSLLPAWARTIAPASPGYWAMRAMHGAVDGDPRTTLTSAAVLVTIALAATALATWRMSRGWGRSRLL; this is translated from the coding sequence ATGCGTAGCGCGGTCCTGATCCGGCACAACCTGGCCCTGCTGGCCGCCGAACCCGGCGCGGTGATCAGCCGCATCGTCATGCCGCTGGCGATCATCACGGTGCTGCGGCCGCTGTACACCGCCGCCATCGGCGCCTCCGGCACCGCGTACGCCGTCACCGGCGCGCTCGTGCTGTTCTCGCTGCTCGGGCTGTCGATCGTGGGCGGCTCGCTGCTCACCGAACGCACCTGGCACACCCTCGACCGGGTGCGCACCACACCCGCCCGGCCGGTGGAGATCCTGCTCGGCAAGGCGATCCCGCTGGGCGGGGTGCTGCTGGCGCAGCAGGCGGTCGTGTTCGGGTACGGCGTCGTGGTCATGGGGATGCGCGTGGCGCGCCCGGACCTGCTGGCGCTGGCCGCGCTGGCCTGGGCCGCGACACTGCTCGCGCTCGGGGCGCTCGCGGCGGTGCTGGTGCGCAGCCACAGCGAGCTCGGCGCCGTTAACGACCTCGGCGCGCTGGTGCTGACCACGCTCGGCGGGGCGATGGTCCCGCTGTCGCTGCTGCCCGCCTGGGCACGGACGATCGCGCCCGCCTCACCGGGCTACTGGGCCATGCGCGCCATGCACGGTGCCGTCGACGGCGACCCGCGTACCACCCTCACCAGCGCCGCCGTCCTCGTCACGATCGCCCTCGCCGCCACCGCCCTCGCCACCTGGCGCATGTCCCGCGGCTGGGGCCGCTCCCGCCTCCTCTGA
- a CDS encoding reprolysin-like metallopeptidase, translating to MNRLVRRIAAAGTVSLVAAAVTLVGQAPAGAYMTFQQLCGGGKFSSASQGVYIAAATVPTAWTSAIDSSRQQWNGISGSGFSYSAPVRVTGPLPPAGGHGTAVRYYNIQANDGIPANTPAWTSNLDPLSVNHGIAYVNLSNQWSWNTTGTLNQASRVADVRTVVTHEMGHANGLAHPWQGNCSGSANRSMTDAEKASVMNVTWVKKWTTNSDDKAAMAFLY from the coding sequence ATGAATCGACTCGTGCGCCGGATCGCCGCAGCCGGCACGGTGTCCCTGGTCGCCGCAGCGGTCACGCTGGTCGGCCAGGCCCCGGCCGGGGCGTACATGACCTTCCAGCAGCTGTGCGGCGGGGGCAAGTTCTCGTCCGCGTCCCAGGGCGTCTACATCGCCGCCGCGACCGTGCCCACCGCGTGGACGTCGGCGATCGACTCCTCCCGGCAGCAGTGGAACGGCATCTCCGGTTCCGGCTTCAGCTACTCGGCGCCGGTCCGCGTGACCGGCCCGCTGCCGCCCGCCGGCGGCCACGGCACCGCGGTCCGCTACTACAACATCCAGGCCAACGACGGGATCCCCGCCAACACTCCGGCCTGGACGTCCAACCTCGACCCGCTGTCGGTCAACCACGGCATCGCGTACGTGAACCTCAGCAACCAGTGGAGCTGGAACACCACGGGAACGCTCAACCAGGCCAGCCGCGTCGCCGACGTGCGCACCGTGGTGACCCACGAGATGGGGCACGCCAACGGACTCGCCCACCCCTGGCAGGGCAACTGCTCCGGCTCGGCCAACCGCAGCATGACGGACGCCGAGAAGGCGTCGGTCATGAACGTCACGTGGGTCAAGAAGTGGACCACGAACTCCGACGACAAGGCCGCGATGGCCTTCCTCTACTGA
- a CDS encoding TetR/AcrR family transcriptional regulator: protein MPEQGVETDRRREILGAALALAEEKGLAALSMRAVAARVGVTPMALYPHVGSKDALLDGLVDLLLAQLLPAARSGGGWEDRLRAVARAVRGLARRHPETFGLLLARASVTPDAVRLVDGIYAALLEAGVPPQRVPRLERLVSTAVLGFAEGEISGRFTPTPDRWDRGRSLGGDAPAHRALAEVLARPADWDAEFEANLDDLLHVIRRHAHPAPAS, encoded by the coding sequence ATGCCGGAGCAGGGTGTCGAGACCGACCGCCGCCGCGAGATCCTCGGTGCCGCGCTGGCGCTGGCCGAGGAGAAGGGGCTGGCGGCGCTGTCCATGCGGGCCGTGGCGGCCCGGGTCGGGGTGACGCCGATGGCGCTGTACCCCCATGTCGGCAGCAAGGACGCGCTGCTCGACGGCCTGGTCGACCTGCTGCTGGCCCAGCTCCTGCCCGCCGCGCGCAGCGGCGGCGGCTGGGAGGACCGGCTGCGGGCCGTCGCCCGCGCGGTGCGCGGGCTGGCCCGCCGCCACCCGGAGACGTTCGGCCTGCTGCTGGCCCGCGCCTCGGTCACCCCCGACGCGGTACGGCTCGTCGACGGCATCTACGCCGCGCTGCTGGAGGCCGGCGTCCCGCCCCAGCGCGTACCCCGGCTGGAGCGCCTGGTCTCCACCGCCGTGCTCGGCTTCGCCGAGGGCGAGATCAGCGGCCGGTTCACGCCCACGCCGGACCGATGGGACCGCGGCCGCTCGCTCGGCGGCGACGCCCCGGCCCACCGCGCGCTGGCCGAGGTGCTGGCCCGGCCCGCCGACTGGGACGCCGAGTTCGAGGCCAACCTCGACGACCTGCTCCACGTCATCCGCCGCCACGCCCACCCCGCCCCCGCGAGCTGA
- a CDS encoding MazG-like family protein: MDDVSRAAVAAAVSWLNEHHGNGPQQQTMRILKVTEEAGEAARAWIGVTGQNPRKGVTHTPREVADELADVVISALVAIESLGFDSDQVLSECAAKVLARLPR, from the coding sequence GTGGACGACGTGAGCAGGGCGGCGGTGGCCGCGGCGGTGAGCTGGCTGAACGAGCACCACGGCAACGGGCCCCAGCAGCAGACGATGCGCATCCTGAAGGTGACCGAGGAGGCGGGCGAGGCCGCCCGCGCCTGGATCGGCGTCACCGGCCAGAACCCGCGCAAGGGCGTGACGCACACCCCGCGCGAGGTCGCCGACGAGCTGGCGGACGTGGTGATCTCGGCGCTGGTCGCGATCGAGAGCCTCGGGTTCGACTCCGACCAGGTGCTGTCGGAGTGCGCGGCCAAGGTGCTGGCGCGGCTGCCGCGCTGA
- a CDS encoding Imm51 family immunity protein, whose protein sequence is MSSNDFAPCRLIEHESGEYSLLFDDFDDYVDIFDEQGWEGNGYAWEGVVQVMLAERVPEILDQIEFDSETGTFSVTAASEEPLLEVVAVIREAVVDLDVLADAIARAEEQGLLD, encoded by the coding sequence ATGTCGAGCAACGACTTCGCGCCGTGCCGCCTGATTGAGCACGAATCCGGTGAGTACAGCCTGCTCTTCGACGACTTCGATGACTATGTCGACATCTTCGACGAGCAGGGCTGGGAAGGTAACGGCTACGCCTGGGAGGGCGTGGTCCAGGTGATGCTCGCCGAGCGCGTGCCCGAGATCCTCGACCAGATCGAGTTCGACTCCGAGACCGGCACGTTCTCGGTCACCGCCGCGAGCGAGGAGCCGCTGCTCGAGGTGGTCGCGGTGATCCGGGAGGCCGTCGTGGACCTCGACGTGCTCGCCGACGCCATCGCCCGCGCCGAGGAGCAGGGCCTGCTCGACTAA
- a CDS encoding AAA domain-containing protein, translating to MTVPVSPIARPHVATAARRWADSLIDDSGRNQLAYYRDLKAGTLPLDGASPAALTMLLAGRQVTLRQLFPEEPAHADALRRAKTIRTRMRTLAEERGVDAGYLASGLATWHEQGRTPRAPVLLHRLVIRTTSAAETEFALTADPEPTVNPVLLFKLAKEHGLAVDPEELLDALPEGVYDPAPLFERLGKAAQDVPGFAVAPHLLAGTFLYEKLPMVTDITEHPRLLADSDVIAALAGDPDALSSLYGADPIAVDQPDQVAPSDEFLVLDADSSQSYAVNAAVAGHHLVVKGPPGTGKSQTIANMIMALAARGRTALFVAEKRAAIDAVLDRLAHVGLSDLVQNLHGDQSSRRELARALDSRLQRARHESRPTTEQTDRDLVESRTALSRHHSALHAVHQPWGLSAYDLQARLLGTDPAAATRQRWKGELLTALDADAAPRLRAAVVELAQLGAFAAEPGPGPWVRAVFRDRAAAQEAYTLAGEAAPALERVRPQLAALAARLGLAAPATLSSARKMGTLLSEVGATLTRFDAAVYGADLPLWLRATAEGDQREGLGFWARRRTVKQIRGHWRGGGRPGPAQLHEALVAAADQLARWRVVSLDGQPPRTDPALAPTVAESARVDGLIDRLRAYVPVDADDLAALQTELDRLALDQTDLLHTARRNELAEQVVRWQAHRLLDDLAGRGSDAGLAGAAFDHAWHSSILDEVRLADPELSAFHGTALHAAVNRFHVADAAHITSAAQRVRHLSALNMMRVLDAHPDQQQLVRREAAKKIRHLPIRRLFEQAPDALTALKPCWAMSPLLVSQVLPARVLFDVVIFDEASQVEPVDGVTAIMRGRQVVVAGDEHQLPPTDFFSRGDSGLSDSEDGTALSDDVESLLQAFAHTLPLPQVRHLAWHYRSRDERLIAFSNAHIYGPSGNALTTFPGADIGDGISHVLVADPLAAAAASGQPTDADSPAAVAAAAAAAVPANLESSSAEVRKVVELILAHAQQRPGESLGVITMGITHAERVDTALRRALVRRPELEPFFAESGHEPFFVKNIERVQGDERDAVILTVGYPKSPDGRVLYRFGPLNTKGGHRRLNVAITRARRRMTVVSSFSHLDLDPAKLRAPGAVMLRDFLEYAAAGGPRQTAAADTAALNAFEADVFARLTDAGIPLTARHGVGGQRIDFAAVHPADPRRPVLAIEADGSTYHASPTVRDRDRLRQQHLERLGWRFHRIWSTDWARQREVEIAKARAAYDLAVSGSDLPGPQQLADAVTVQLMTAAPRRLPRPELPKDVPVADLPDETLVELVRWIESDGLNRTEDEVVAEASTALDVPRRTARVTESIRAAVRRARPTS from the coding sequence GTGACTGTGCCCGTCTCCCCCATCGCCCGGCCGCACGTCGCCACGGCCGCGCGGCGCTGGGCCGACTCGCTGATCGACGACTCCGGCCGCAACCAGCTCGCGTACTACCGCGATCTGAAAGCCGGGACGCTGCCGCTGGACGGGGCCAGCCCGGCCGCGCTGACCATGCTGCTCGCCGGGCGGCAGGTCACGCTGCGCCAGCTGTTCCCCGAGGAGCCCGCGCACGCCGACGCGCTGCGGCGGGCCAAGACGATCCGCACCCGGATGCGGACGCTGGCCGAGGAGCGCGGCGTCGACGCCGGCTACCTGGCCAGCGGCCTGGCGACCTGGCACGAGCAGGGGCGTACGCCGCGGGCCCCGGTGCTGCTGCACCGGCTGGTCATCCGGACCACCTCGGCGGCCGAGACCGAGTTCGCGCTGACCGCCGACCCGGAGCCGACGGTCAACCCGGTGCTGCTGTTCAAGCTGGCCAAGGAGCACGGCCTCGCCGTCGACCCGGAGGAGCTGCTCGACGCGCTGCCCGAGGGCGTGTACGACCCGGCGCCGCTGTTCGAGCGCCTGGGCAAGGCCGCGCAGGACGTGCCCGGGTTCGCCGTCGCGCCGCACCTGCTGGCGGGCACCTTCCTCTACGAGAAGCTGCCGATGGTCACCGACATCACCGAGCACCCGCGGCTGCTGGCCGACAGCGACGTGATCGCCGCCCTGGCCGGCGACCCGGACGCGCTGAGCTCGCTGTACGGTGCCGACCCGATCGCGGTGGACCAGCCCGACCAGGTCGCCCCGTCCGACGAGTTCCTGGTGCTCGACGCCGACTCGTCGCAGAGCTACGCGGTGAACGCGGCGGTGGCCGGGCACCACCTGGTGGTCAAGGGGCCGCCGGGGACGGGCAAGAGCCAGACCATCGCCAACATGATCATGGCGCTGGCGGCGCGGGGCCGTACGGCGCTGTTCGTGGCCGAGAAGCGGGCCGCGATCGACGCCGTGCTCGACCGGCTGGCCCACGTCGGCCTGTCCGACCTGGTGCAGAACCTGCACGGCGACCAGTCCAGCCGCCGCGAGCTGGCCCGCGCGCTGGACTCCCGGTTGCAGCGGGCCCGCCACGAGTCGCGGCCGACCACCGAGCAGACCGACCGCGACCTGGTCGAGTCCCGCACCGCCCTGTCCCGCCACCACAGTGCGCTGCACGCGGTGCACCAGCCGTGGGGGCTGTCCGCGTACGACCTCCAGGCGCGCCTGCTGGGCACCGACCCGGCCGCCGCCACCCGGCAGCGCTGGAAGGGCGAGCTGCTGACCGCCCTGGACGCCGACGCCGCGCCCCGGCTGCGCGCCGCGGTCGTGGAGCTGGCGCAGCTGGGCGCGTTCGCCGCCGAGCCCGGCCCGGGGCCGTGGGTGCGGGCGGTGTTCCGCGACCGGGCCGCCGCGCAGGAGGCGTACACGCTGGCCGGCGAGGCCGCCCCGGCGCTGGAGCGGGTGCGCCCGCAGCTGGCCGCGCTGGCCGCCCGGCTCGGCCTGGCCGCCCCGGCGACGCTGAGCTCGGCCCGCAAGATGGGCACGCTGCTGTCGGAGGTGGGCGCGACCCTGACCCGCTTCGACGCTGCGGTGTACGGCGCGGACCTGCCGCTGTGGCTGCGCGCCACCGCCGAGGGCGACCAGCGCGAGGGGCTGGGCTTCTGGGCGCGGCGCCGCACCGTCAAGCAGATCCGGGGGCACTGGCGCGGCGGCGGCCGCCCCGGCCCGGCGCAGCTGCACGAGGCCTTGGTGGCGGCCGCCGACCAGCTCGCCCGGTGGCGGGTGGTCAGCCTGGACGGGCAGCCGCCGCGCACCGATCCGGCGCTGGCGCCGACCGTGGCGGAGTCCGCGCGCGTCGACGGGCTGATCGACCGGCTGCGGGCGTACGTCCCGGTCGACGCCGACGACCTGGCCGCGCTCCAGACCGAGCTCGACCGGCTGGCGCTGGACCAGACCGACCTGCTGCACACCGCGCGCCGCAACGAGCTGGCCGAGCAGGTGGTGCGCTGGCAGGCGCACCGGCTGCTGGACGACCTGGCCGGGCGCGGGTCCGACGCGGGGCTGGCCGGCGCGGCGTTCGACCACGCCTGGCACAGCTCGATCCTGGACGAGGTGCGCCTGGCCGACCCGGAGCTGTCGGCGTTCCACGGCACCGCCCTGCACGCGGCGGTGAACCGGTTCCACGTCGCCGACGCCGCGCACATCACCTCGGCGGCGCAGCGGGTGCGGCACCTGTCCGCGCTGAACATGATGCGGGTGCTGGACGCCCACCCCGACCAGCAGCAGCTGGTGCGCCGGGAGGCCGCGAAGAAGATCCGGCACCTGCCGATCCGGCGCCTGTTCGAGCAGGCCCCGGACGCGCTGACCGCGCTGAAGCCGTGCTGGGCGATGAGCCCGCTGCTGGTCAGCCAGGTGCTGCCCGCGCGGGTGCTGTTCGACGTGGTCATCTTCGACGAGGCGAGCCAGGTCGAGCCGGTCGACGGCGTCACCGCGATCATGCGGGGCCGCCAGGTCGTGGTGGCCGGGGACGAGCACCAGCTGCCGCCGACGGACTTCTTCAGCCGCGGCGACAGCGGCCTGTCCGACAGCGAGGACGGCACGGCGCTGTCCGACGACGTGGAGTCGCTGCTCCAGGCGTTCGCGCACACCCTGCCGCTGCCGCAGGTGCGCCACCTGGCCTGGCACTACCGCAGCCGCGACGAGCGGCTGATCGCGTTCTCCAACGCGCACATCTACGGTCCCAGCGGCAACGCGCTGACCACGTTCCCGGGGGCGGACATCGGCGACGGGATCAGCCACGTGCTGGTCGCCGACCCGCTGGCCGCCGCGGCGGCGTCGGGGCAGCCGACCGACGCCGACTCCCCGGCCGCGGTGGCCGCGGCCGCCGCGGCGGCGGTCCCGGCGAACCTGGAGAGCAGCAGCGCCGAGGTGCGCAAGGTGGTCGAGCTGATCCTGGCGCACGCGCAGCAGCGGCCGGGCGAGTCGCTGGGCGTGATCACCATGGGTATCACCCACGCCGAGCGCGTCGACACGGCGCTGCGCCGGGCGCTGGTCCGGCGGCCGGAGCTGGAGCCGTTCTTCGCCGAGAGCGGGCACGAGCCGTTCTTCGTCAAGAACATCGAGCGGGTGCAGGGCGACGAGCGCGACGCGGTGATCCTGACCGTCGGCTACCCGAAGAGCCCGGACGGGCGGGTGCTGTACCGGTTCGGGCCGCTGAACACCAAGGGCGGGCACCGGCGCCTCAACGTGGCGATCACCCGGGCGCGGCGGCGGATGACCGTGGTCAGCTCGTTCAGCCACCTGGACCTGGACCCGGCGAAGCTGCGCGCCCCGGGCGCGGTCATGCTGCGCGACTTCCTGGAGTACGCCGCCGCCGGCGGCCCCCGCCAGACCGCCGCCGCCGACACGGCGGCGCTGAACGCGTTCGAGGCCGACGTGTTCGCCCGGCTCACCGACGCGGGCATCCCGCTGACGGCCCGGCACGGCGTGGGCGGGCAGCGCATCGACTTCGCGGCCGTGCACCCGGCCGACCCCCGCCGCCCGGTGCTGGCGATCGAGGCCGACGGGTCGACGTACCACGCCTCGCCGACGGTGCGCGACCGCGACCGGCTGCGCCAGCAGCACCTGGAGCGGCTGGGCTGGCGGTTCCACCGGATCTGGTCGACCGACTGGGCCCGGCAGCGCGAGGTGGAGATCGCCAAGGCGCGGGCGGCGTACGACCTGGCCGTGTCCGGTTCCGACCTGCCCGGACCGCAGCAGCTGGCCGACGCGGTGACCGTGCAGCTGATGACCGCCGCCCCGCGCCGCCTGCCGCGACCCGAGCTGCCCAAGGACGTCCCGGTCGCCGACCTTCCGGACGAGACGCTGGTGGAGCTGGTGCGCTGGATCGAGAGCGACGGCCTCAACCGCACGGAGGACGAGGTCGTGGCCGAGGCGTCGACCGCGTTGGACGTGCCCAGGCGCACCGCCCGGGTCACCGAGTCGATCCGCGCGGCCGTCAGGCGGGCGCGGCCTACTTCTTGA
- a CDS encoding NUDIX hydrolase — MVRQWQRVSAYGLAREGDTVLLVQIGRSSHGDLGKWMPPGGTIEHGEHPAETVVREFAETTGLQVRVDGLLDVGSDHRELAGGLDFHGVFMLYAVTVLGGDLRPQPDGTMVEPSWHPSAELDSIAMLDAVRDVLRAAVKK, encoded by the coding sequence ATGGTCAGGCAATGGCAGCGGGTCTCGGCGTACGGTCTTGCGCGCGAGGGTGACACCGTGCTGCTCGTGCAGATCGGCCGCAGCTCGCACGGCGACCTGGGCAAATGGATGCCGCCCGGCGGCACCATCGAGCACGGTGAGCATCCCGCCGAGACGGTGGTCCGCGAGTTCGCCGAGACCACGGGGCTCCAGGTGCGGGTGGACGGGCTGCTCGACGTCGGCTCCGACCACCGCGAGCTGGCCGGCGGCCTGGACTTCCACGGCGTCTTCATGCTGTACGCCGTGACCGTGCTCGGCGGCGACCTGCGTCCTCAGCCCGACGGCACCATGGTGGAGCCGAGCTGGCACCCCTCCGCCGAACTCGACTCCATCGCCATGCTCGACGCCGTCCGCGACGTGCTGCGGGCCGCCGTCAAGAAGTAG
- a CDS encoding S66 peptidase family protein, producing the protein MVGTPKLRPGDRVAVLSPSYGAPAHFPHVYEQGLARLRDELGLVPVEFPTTRAAGASARERARDIEAAFADPSVRAVLATIGGDDQITVVPHLDPAVLRADPKPFFGFSDNTNLLNTLFHAGVVSYHGGSVMMHLGRGGSAHPASMDSLRAALFTEGWYDLSPAAESGDEALNWADPAALTRPPRMEPAGGWHWHGPAAAVEGPCWGGNLEIISWLLQADRVGPAEAFAGHVLLLETSEEMPPDEEVFRMLRNMGERGLLGRFAAILVGRAKAWNFGQRNDAAAKAAYRTAQRAAVLRAVEAYAPGAVVVFDLDVGHTDPQLIVPIGNPVRVDAIARRVSVYY; encoded by the coding sequence ATGGTCGGCACCCCCAAGCTCCGCCCCGGCGACCGGGTGGCGGTGCTGTCCCCGTCATACGGCGCTCCCGCGCACTTCCCGCACGTGTACGAGCAGGGCCTGGCCCGGCTGCGCGACGAGCTGGGCCTGGTGCCGGTGGAGTTCCCCACCACCCGCGCGGCCGGCGCTTCCGCACGTGAGCGCGCCCGCGACATCGAGGCCGCCTTCGCCGACCCGTCCGTCCGGGCGGTGCTGGCCACCATCGGCGGCGACGACCAGATCACGGTCGTGCCGCACCTCGACCCCGCCGTGCTGCGAGCCGACCCGAAGCCGTTCTTCGGCTTCTCCGACAACACGAACCTGCTGAACACCCTGTTCCACGCCGGGGTGGTGTCCTATCACGGCGGGTCGGTGATGATGCACCTCGGCCGGGGCGGCTCGGCGCACCCGGCCAGCATGGACAGCCTGCGCGCCGCCCTGTTCACCGAGGGCTGGTACGACCTCTCCCCCGCCGCCGAGTCCGGCGACGAGGCGCTGAACTGGGCCGACCCGGCCGCGCTGACCCGGCCGCCGCGGATGGAGCCGGCCGGCGGCTGGCACTGGCACGGGCCGGCCGCCGCCGTCGAGGGGCCGTGCTGGGGCGGCAACCTGGAGATCATCTCGTGGCTGCTCCAGGCCGACCGGGTCGGCCCCGCCGAGGCGTTCGCCGGGCACGTGCTGCTGCTGGAGACCTCCGAGGAGATGCCGCCGGACGAGGAGGTGTTCCGGATGCTGCGCAACATGGGCGAGCGCGGCCTGCTGGGTCGCTTCGCCGCGATCCTGGTCGGCCGGGCCAAGGCCTGGAACTTCGGGCAGCGCAACGACGCGGCGGCCAAGGCGGCGTACCGGACCGCGCAGCGGGCGGCGGTGCTGCGGGCCGTCGAGGCGTACGCGCCCGGCGCGGTCGTCGTGTTCGACCTGGACGTCGGCCACACCGACCCGCAGCTGATCGTGCCGATCGGCAACCCGGTGCGGGTCGACGCGATCGCCCGGCGCGTCAGCGTCTACTACTGA
- a CDS encoding DUF5925 domain-containing protein, producing the protein MGTLSQLPTNLTLDDADTPRDIVDAMILAPFSTGDQPYAHTARLPRVRKDAPLLPADGRILRVATDDGLRSHLAAGDGWTLRAARWRGGVAEVTVTATSDELALRILEDATRGARDEHAERADSVSMGFWHHSAKRGAQRSTRPITTPSWAAIRDNYAGDVAASLERLMALTPESISGRLLLLHGVPGTGKTTALRALAQAWSSWCQVDCVLDPENLFHDSSYLMEVAIGDDEHEERRWRLLLVEDCDELISSAAKASSGQALSRLLNLTDGLLAQGRDVLVGLTTNEPLARLHPAVVRPGRCLAQIEVGPLPFAQASAWLGTSVGLNSSGATLAELFALQRGDRDLVSHSPEPATGYYL; encoded by the coding sequence ATGGGCACCCTGTCACAGCTGCCGACGAACCTCACCCTCGACGACGCCGACACGCCCCGCGACATCGTCGACGCGATGATCCTGGCCCCGTTCAGCACGGGCGATCAGCCGTACGCGCACACCGCGCGGCTGCCGAGGGTGCGCAAGGACGCCCCGCTGCTGCCCGCCGACGGGCGCATCCTGCGCGTGGCCACCGACGACGGGCTGCGCAGCCACCTGGCGGCCGGTGACGGCTGGACGCTGCGGGCCGCGCGCTGGCGCGGCGGCGTCGCCGAGGTGACCGTCACCGCGACCAGCGATGAGCTGGCGCTGCGCATACTGGAGGACGCCACCCGCGGCGCCCGCGACGAGCACGCCGAGCGTGCCGACAGCGTCTCGATGGGCTTCTGGCACCACTCGGCCAAGCGCGGCGCCCAGCGCAGCACGCGGCCGATCACCACGCCGTCGTGGGCGGCGATCCGCGACAACTACGCGGGCGACGTCGCCGCGTCGCTGGAGCGCCTGATGGCGCTGACGCCGGAGTCGATCTCCGGCCGCCTGCTGCTGCTGCACGGGGTGCCCGGCACGGGCAAGACCACGGCGCTGCGGGCGCTGGCGCAGGCGTGGTCGTCGTGGTGCCAGGTCGACTGCGTACTCGACCCGGAGAACCTGTTCCACGACTCCAGCTACCTGATGGAGGTGGCGATCGGCGACGACGAGCACGAGGAGCGGCGCTGGCGGCTGCTGCTGGTCGAGGACTGCGACGAGCTGATCTCCTCGGCGGCCAAAGCCTCCAGCGGCCAGGCGCTGTCACGCCTGCTCAACCTGACCGACGGGCTGCTGGCGCAGGGCCGCGACGTGCTGGTCGGACTGACCACCAACGAGCCGCTGGCGCGGCTGCATCCCGCCGTGGTCCGCCCCGGCCGGTGCCTGGCCCAGATCGAGGTCGGCCCGCTGCCCTTCGCCCAGGCCAGCGCCTGGCTCGGCACCTCCGTCGGCCTCAACTCGTCCGGCGCCACCCTGGCCGAACTCTTCGCCCTCCAGCGCGGCGACCGCGACCTGGTCTCGCACTCCCCCGAACCCGCCACCGGCTACTACCTCTGA
- a CDS encoding ABC transporter ATP-binding protein, translating into MLTAYDLRKRYGASTALDGFDLTVAPGEICGLIGHNGAGKSTFVEIVTGLTRPDSGTVTVGGLPPARARHLVGVAPQEIALYAPVTVERNLRLFGGLAGLRGPRLRAAIDDTAAALDLSDVLGKPVGLLSGGQRRRTQAAAAMLHRPPLLLLDEPTTGADPLTRTAVLTLVRDHAATGAAVVYTTHYLPELVELRATLAVCARGRVVARGSQDELLAEHETLDGLYHALAVHHA; encoded by the coding sequence GTGCTCACCGCGTACGACCTGCGCAAGCGCTACGGCGCCAGCACCGCCCTCGACGGCTTCGACCTCACCGTCGCCCCCGGTGAGATCTGCGGCCTGATCGGCCACAACGGCGCCGGCAAGAGCACCTTCGTCGAGATCGTCACCGGCCTGACCCGCCCCGACTCCGGCACCGTCACCGTCGGTGGGCTCCCGCCGGCCCGCGCCCGGCACCTGGTCGGCGTCGCCCCGCAGGAGATCGCGCTCTACGCCCCGGTCACCGTCGAGCGCAACCTGCGCCTGTTCGGCGGGCTCGCGGGGCTGCGCGGCCCGCGCCTGCGCGCCGCGATCGACGACACCGCCGCCGCGCTGGACCTGTCCGACGTGCTGGGCAAACCTGTCGGGCTGCTCTCCGGCGGCCAGCGCCGCCGCACCCAGGCCGCCGCCGCGATGCTGCACCGGCCGCCCCTGCTGCTGCTCGACGAGCCGACCACCGGCGCCGACCCGCTCACCCGCACCGCCGTGCTCACCCTGGTCCGCGACCACGCCGCCACCGGCGCCGCCGTCGTCTACACCACCCACTACCTGCCCGAACTCGTCGAGCTGCGGGCCACGCTCGCCGTCTGCGCCCGCGGCCGGGTCGTGGCCCGGGGCAGCCAGGACGAGCTCCTCGCCGAGCACGAGACCCTCGACGGCCTCTACCACGCCCTGGCGGTGCACCATGCGTAG